A stretch of DNA from Pseudobacteriovorax antillogorgiicola:
TCAAGAGCTAGATCTCGATAAAATGCGGATCTTTGGCCTTGGAGCAACTGTTGCCCAGGATCTTGAACCAGAGTACATCACCGTTAGTCATGACGGCAGCAAAGCATTTGTGAGTCTTCAGGAAAACAATGCTCTAGCAGTTGTTGATCTCAAGGCTAAGCGAATCGCAAAGATTGTAGGTTTGGGTTACAAAGATTATGGCATCGAGGCTAACAAGCTCGATATCAGCGATCGTGATGGCATCAAGCTTTCAGCCTATCCAGGCATTTACGGTATGTATCAGCCAGATGGCATTGCCAGCTATGCAGTCGAAGGTGAGACGTTTATCGTTACTGCCAACGAAGGAGATGCCAGAGATTATGAAGAAGCACGGCTTTCAGATCTTGACTTGGGGCCGAAGTTTGGCCAACTTCAGGATCTAAGGCTTACTGTAACGGCATCCCAAGGTGCGGATCGCTTGGGTGTGTACCAGAAGCTATATTCCTTTGGTGCACGTTCGTTCAGTATCTTTAAGGACGATGGTCAGCTAGTGTTTGACAGTGCATCGGATTTTGAATCCATTTTAGCCCAAGACTTTCCAAATCAGTTCAATCAGACCAATGATAAAAACCAAAGTGTTGACAATCGAAGCGATGATAAAGGGCCGGAGCCGGAGGGTGTTGCTCTGGGGACAATCGATGGACGAACTCTCGCATTTATCGGTTTGGAACGTGTGAGCGGTATCATGGTCTATGACATCACCGATCCAGCGAACAGTCGCTATCTTACTTACTTTAGCAGCCGTAATTTCGAAGCTCTCGATGCGAGCCAAGATGGTGCCGGAGATTTAGGTCCTGAGGGTTTGGTTTTTGTCAGTGCCGATCAAAATCCAACGGGGCGCAACCTGTTGATTGTTGGCCATGAAGTGAGCGGAACAACCACCGTTTACGAAGTTGCAAAGCAATAGGAACAAAGAAGCAGGGCGCTCCTGAGAGCGCCCCATTAAGAAATCCCTAATCAGTTCACAGAGGGAAAAGTTTCGTTTAAAAAAGCTCGTCCTCCAAACTGTCGTAAAATTTTCTTCGTCTAGTCTTAGCAATGGTCATTGAACGATGGCATTGACTAGGGGCTGTTGACGTTTGGGAACACAAACAATTGATATGCCCTGATGAACGCCATACGTTGTGGCTTGTCGTCGACAGGCCTAATCTATTTGCCCAATACTGTTAAAATTCACCCAATCAGTCAAAAACCAAAATGTTGCGTTCTAGGCCAGTAAAAATTGCCTGCTAGTCGAGTATCTAGTCTGCCGAGTGGTACATGAGGAAACTTACGTTCGTTAGGGTTTGTATGCTTCGGATTACCATCATCACGTTTGCACTTATACTAGGCACGCACTCCTGGGCTGGTGTGGTTGATGTTGCGGGCGATCAGTGGCAGGGGCGTTTTCTTGGAACTTATGGGCAATTTCTGGTAGCAGATGAAATGTCTATCCAAGATATTTTGCAGCCAGAAAATCAGGTGAAGTTTGTTGCCGGCTCCAGAGACTTTTTCCATTTTGCGAGCCTTGATCCCAAGATCCACGGTAGTAGCCGCCACATATGGGCTCGTTTTCAATTCGCTAACTCAGGAAATCACTCAAAAACTATTTACTTCGATGCTGATGGTTTTCGCTATAGACAGACGGATATGTTTGTAAACGGAGAGCTTCGAGGGACTCTTCGGCTAGGGGAATCTCACAATCATCGATCGATTCCACTTACGATTCCAGCTGATACACAGATAACTGTTCATTTCAAAATTCAGCCAAAGCTAGAGATCATCTTTGCACTTCGCTATTGGGATACCTTAAGTGAATATTTGGTAACGCGGCATCAACGAGACCTAGAGTTTTCGATTGTTCTTGCCATCATATTCATGAGCCTCTTCTTCAATATCATGCTGTTTCTCGCCTATTCCGATCGTACCAGCCTCTCTTATCTCTTTTATCTAGTAGGCTTTGCCTTCTGGGCAATATCTGTTTGGCGGGTTACCGACGGTCTCTGGGGGGAAAATGATGGAATCGGAGTGAGCGCAGGAGTGATGGCTCTATTCGCCACGCTCTACTCCATGTACTTCCTAAGCCTTAGCCGCTTTAAAATTATTTTTAGGCTGAGCCAATTAACTTGTATCATGACGGTGTTGGGCACCGTCTACACCATGTTTTATCCCCTCAAAGGATTTGATTTTCTACAAACCATCGTGCTGTTCTGCTCACCATTCCTGTTAGCATGTGGAGTCTTTGTCGCCATCAGAGATCGCACGGCTTATGCACTTATTTATTGTGTGGGCTACGGAACTATGATTGTCAGCGTTTTGCTTAATGTCCTATATAATTTCAACGTGCTAGATTATCCAGTCCTAAAACGAGCGATGCTCTACGGCACGAGCCTTGAAAACCTCTTTATGCTTGCCGCGATGGCCCAAAAAATTCTAGTGACTGAGCGGGAGCGGGAACATAGCTACCGGCAATTAGCAAAGGTTTTCTATCCACATCAGCTGGAACAGATGAAGCAAGGTGCAGTTCTTGAAAGCACCATGCCAGTTGGGATCGAGCAAGCTTGTGTGCTGGCCTTTGATGTCATCGGTAGCTCTCGTGCTGATTCAGAGTTTTTTGCTGAGAATTGGGAAGAATTTATGTCTCAGTGCCGGATAATGATGACGGACGACTATGATAGGAAAACACTGCGATCATCAGCCTATTTGATCAAAGAAATGGGCGATGTCTTTCTTTGCTC
This window harbors:
- a CDS encoding choice-of-anchor I family protein, whose protein sequence is MVLNRRSWISLLSSMTIFSVSACSSSSDEREPAPVEEQQQNLVSSKPFGVELKLLSRYKTGLFDEGGSEIIQYHTPTNRVIAVNAGTTSLDIMTLSNSGSLALEKSLSVSDLSKGQGIKRPLGAANSVAVGGDRIAVAVEAAVKQDPGYVFVLNAVSLKVESVYEVGALPDMVTFSGSLILVANEGEPNGDLTVDPEGSISIIDLSQGSTGKVAHLGFKDFNKGASRHQELDLDKMRIFGLGATVAQDLEPEYITVSHDGSKAFVSLQENNALAVVDLKAKRIAKIVGLGYKDYGIEANKLDISDRDGIKLSAYPGIYGMYQPDGIASYAVEGETFIVTANEGDARDYEEARLSDLDLGPKFGQLQDLRLTVTASQGADRLGVYQKLYSFGARSFSIFKDDGQLVFDSASDFESILAQDFPNQFNQTNDKNQSVDNRSDDKGPEPEGVALGTIDGRTLAFIGLERVSGIMVYDITDPANSRYLTYFSSRNFEALDASQDGAGDLGPEGLVFVSADQNPTGRNLLIVGHEVSGTTTVYEVAKQ
- a CDS encoding 7TM diverse intracellular signaling domain-containing protein, coding for MLRITIITFALILGTHSWAGVVDVAGDQWQGRFLGTYGQFLVADEMSIQDILQPENQVKFVAGSRDFFHFASLDPKIHGSSRHIWARFQFANSGNHSKTIYFDADGFRYRQTDMFVNGELRGTLRLGESHNHRSIPLTIPADTQITVHFKIQPKLEIIFALRYWDTLSEYLVTRHQRDLEFSIVLAIIFMSLFFNIMLFLAYSDRTSLSYLFYLVGFAFWAISVWRVTDGLWGENDGIGVSAGVMALFATLYSMYFLSLSRFKIIFRLSQLTCIMTVLGTVYTMFYPLKGFDFLQTIVLFCSPFLLACGVFVAIRDRTAYALIYCVGYGTMIVSVLLNVLYNFNVLDYPVLKRAMLYGTSLENLFMLAAMAQKILVTEREREHSYRQLAKVFYPHQLEQMKQGAVLESTMPVGIEQACVLAFDVIGSSRADSEFFAENWEEFMSQCRIMMTDDYDRKTLRSSAYLIKEMGDVFLCSVGFPFREVGNNQSSSALDLALKFMSLFNEIMNKDPYQRPFNCSIGIAKGKVKGYFSKAGAIRHDLWGPAVVLATRYEAMRKLIFDREGVPLSNILTIQQDVYEELPPEEQARFRVINLEDRNYRVRDDSKARFLAFRNDFDTKHKLLDSSA